One window of Alteriqipengyuania lutimaris genomic DNA carries:
- a CDS encoding coiled-coil domain-containing protein: MKLSPVSGCAGAVRVQKLNLSELRKAERHGKRLDATGKSRAVFEAPPVTTTGPDLEKLYKAHVADAFVPTAKAIAIHVLVQLPKNLIDGENPDTLLKYARGFVETVFGSHAIFADRVDRDEKGRTNVDLFVTPKYLKRTKHTEKLAVSMTRDLKAVADKYGRKQHKWDTGRALQDALYDYLKNTVGLEGVKRGEPKKFAGSDWETAEQLRMEELAEKERQIEAELRRARAAAAKAEHDGILLEQSRAEAERIVLEADERARIAMQEQERTNHEVEDIKAALKRQEDELAKRTAEVAENGRKALVDAEASRQNRIATEAALAEATAHREARQADRETDAQKRALHQKQLALVARASDDANGLDLRIASNTFTMSSSKMTEDEKVTQATKWPDYIIAIARTIATTLQKLRDMAASLAQRELVMAKRDAALDKREAELKHNQATYAADRAEHEKRLVQFNVRTSRLTEAEKAAEKAAAKVAAEAQKKLQDAEFDAFVTKAEREEQNKWFTAMQALEALSEEVSVSPNGRISVTPNAERALPAAVADLLKKEPPEWATWLVGQRHDLAAAKRKADESTQAADAAAQELAAMIEQAGPLLTPAKKPIVSEAQQVLARHGFPPPDFGV, translated from the coding sequence ATGAAGCTCAGCCCCGTTTCCGGCTGCGCCGGCGCCGTCAGAGTACAAAAGCTAAACCTTTCAGAACTTCGCAAAGCCGAACGTCACGGTAAGCGCCTGGACGCTACTGGCAAATCACGCGCGGTGTTCGAAGCTCCGCCCGTGACAACAACCGGACCTGACCTCGAAAAACTGTATAAAGCTCACGTTGCCGATGCATTCGTGCCGACGGCCAAGGCCATTGCCATTCATGTCTTGGTCCAACTTCCCAAAAATTTGATAGACGGCGAAAATCCGGACACCTTGCTGAAATATGCGCGCGGGTTCGTTGAAACCGTATTCGGCTCCCATGCGATCTTCGCAGATCGGGTCGATCGCGATGAGAAGGGGCGAACGAACGTCGATCTGTTCGTTACGCCGAAATATCTCAAAAGGACCAAGCACACCGAAAAACTCGCAGTCTCCATGACGCGAGACCTAAAGGCTGTGGCTGACAAATATGGTCGGAAACAGCACAAATGGGATACGGGGCGTGCGCTTCAGGATGCGCTCTATGACTACCTCAAAAACACCGTCGGCCTGGAGGGAGTTAAACGTGGGGAGCCCAAAAAATTCGCGGGCTCCGACTGGGAGACTGCCGAGCAGCTACGCATGGAGGAGCTGGCGGAAAAAGAGAGGCAGATTGAGGCAGAGCTCAGGCGCGCGCGCGCCGCTGCAGCGAAAGCCGAGCATGATGGGATTCTCCTTGAGCAGAGCCGCGCCGAAGCCGAGAGGATAGTCCTCGAGGCTGACGAGAGAGCCCGCATAGCCATGCAGGAGCAAGAACGCACCAATCACGAAGTGGAAGATATAAAAGCAGCCCTGAAGCGACAAGAAGACGAACTTGCCAAACGCACTGCCGAAGTCGCTGAAAACGGCAGGAAGGCACTGGTCGATGCCGAGGCAAGCCGGCAAAACCGGATCGCAACGGAGGCGGCATTGGCTGAAGCCACCGCCCATCGCGAAGCCAGACAGGCAGACCGCGAGACAGATGCGCAAAAGCGCGCTCTGCATCAAAAGCAACTTGCCCTCGTCGCTCGCGCCTCTGACGACGCCAATGGCTTGGACTTGAGGATCGCCAGCAACACCTTCACAATGTCCAGCTCGAAGATGACCGAGGATGAAAAGGTCACACAAGCCACCAAGTGGCCAGACTACATCATTGCCATCGCCCGAACCATCGCCACCACTCTGCAGAAATTACGAGACATGGCTGCCAGCTTGGCGCAGCGCGAACTGGTAATGGCAAAGCGGGATGCAGCGTTGGACAAGCGCGAAGCCGAGCTGAAGCATAACCAAGCCACTTACGCTGCTGATCGCGCCGAGCACGAAAAGAGGTTGGTCCAGTTCAACGTCAGGACGAGCAGACTTACGGAAGCCGAGAAGGCCGCTGAGAAGGCCGCTGCGAAGGTCGCGGCGGAAGCACAGAAGAAGCTGCAGGACGCGGAGTTTGACGCCTTCGTGACGAAGGCTGAGCGCGAAGAGCAGAACAAATGGTTCACGGCGATGCAGGCCTTGGAGGCTCTATCTGAAGAAGTGAGCGTTTCGCCCAACGGGCGTATTTCGGTCACGCCAAATGCCGAAAGGGCTCTTCCAGCCGCAGTCGCGGACCTTCTGAAGAAGGAGCCCCCAGAATGGGCGACGTGGCTGGTTGGCCAGCGCCATGATCTCGCAGCGGCCAAGCGAAAGGCGGATGAGAGCACGCAAGCAGCGGACGCCGCTGCTCAGGAGCTCGCAGCGATGATCGAGCAGGCGGGGCCGCTGCTGACACCAGCCAAGAAGCCAATCGTGAGCGAGGCCCAGCAGGTCCTCGCGCGGCATGGGTTCCCCCCGCCCGATTTTGGCGTTTGA
- a CDS encoding type I restriction endonuclease subunit R, producing the protein MSITEDIVEQAAVETLQELGWAYCHGSVIAPDGSAPERRSFGDVILTGRLEAAIARINPDTPEPARAEALRRVLTGELPSLVEENRRIHRLLTDGIDVEYRSESGATATTKVWLIDFLRPDANDWLAVNQFVVVQNRANRRPDLVLFVNGLPLAVLELKNAAAQNATITDAYNQLQTYLQQIPSLFSTNAVLVTSDGMEARVGSITANAERFMPWRTVDGEDFAHRGTPELETLLRGVCKPANLLALIRDFIVFGDKGDGPFKIIAGYHQFHGAQKAVREAIEATRPGGDRKIGVIWHTQGSGKSLLMAFFAGLAVKSQALENPTLVVLTDRNDLDDQLYSTFGVCRDLIRQKPAQADSRADLKRLLDKAAGGVVFTTVQKFSPEKGEESFPLLSDRRNIIIIADEAHRSQYGFEAKLNRETGLRRYGYAHYIRQAMPNASFIGFTGTPIEAADINTPAIFGEYIDVYDISRAVEDGATVPIFYESRLARIELNDDEKPLIDSEIEALIEDQSLTEAEKLKAKWSAVEALVGSDKRLAQVAEDMVAHLETRSEAMNGKAMAVCMSRRICVALYDRIIALRPEWHSTDDAKGGIKIVMTGSASDPLEWQPHIGSKKRRDELAKRARKPDDPLRLVIVCDMWLTGFDAPCMNTMYIDKPMRGHGLMQAIARVNRVFKDKPGGLVVDYIGVAQNLRNALSQYTESDRDKTGIDEAAAVAAMVERYEAIRDLFHGFDYRPGITGQPRERLICLGGAIDWVLKWQESLAARQKTDEEKKRAHRRFLDMVLELSKAYALASASDEARAIRDEVGFFQAIRAALSKTTATGKISEKDRAFAVQQLVDRAVASSEIIDILQAAGLQSPDISILSDEFLMEVGKLEKKNLALEALKKLLNGEIASRSKANLVESKAFSNRLEEAVARYHAGAISAAEMIQELIELAKEMKAARTRGDELGLSPEEVAFYMALADNESAVEAMGNDKLRVIAHELLEKLRGNVTVDWHQRESARARMRVLVKRILKKYGYPPDLADEAVQTVLAQAEILLKDLG; encoded by the coding sequence TTGAGCATCACCGAAGATATCGTCGAACAGGCGGCCGTCGAAACGCTGCAAGAATTGGGCTGGGCGTATTGCCACGGCTCAGTAATTGCCCCTGATGGCTCCGCCCCGGAACGTCGCTCCTTCGGCGATGTGATACTCACCGGCAGGCTGGAAGCGGCTATAGCGCGCATAAATCCTGATACGCCGGAGCCTGCGCGGGCCGAAGCACTGCGCCGCGTTCTGACCGGCGAGTTGCCATCGCTGGTCGAAGAGAACCGACGCATCCATCGCCTGCTGACCGACGGCATCGATGTTGAGTATCGCTCCGAAAGCGGAGCTACCGCGACAACGAAGGTGTGGCTAATCGATTTCTTGCGGCCGGACGCCAATGACTGGCTGGCTGTGAACCAGTTCGTGGTCGTCCAGAACCGCGCCAACCGGCGCCCCGATCTCGTCCTGTTCGTAAACGGTCTACCGCTTGCTGTGCTGGAGCTGAAGAACGCCGCCGCACAGAACGCCACGATCACCGACGCCTACAACCAGTTGCAGACCTATCTGCAACAGATCCCGAGCCTGTTCAGCACAAACGCAGTGCTGGTTACATCGGACGGGATGGAAGCGCGCGTCGGCTCCATTACCGCGAATGCCGAGCGCTTCATGCCTTGGCGCACAGTCGACGGAGAGGACTTCGCCCATCGGGGAACGCCGGAGCTTGAAACACTGCTCCGAGGGGTCTGCAAGCCTGCCAACCTGCTCGCCTTGATCCGGGATTTTATCGTGTTCGGCGACAAAGGCGATGGACCGTTCAAGATCATCGCCGGCTACCACCAGTTCCATGGCGCGCAGAAGGCTGTGCGAGAGGCAATTGAAGCAACGCGGCCCGGTGGCGATCGCAAGATTGGTGTGATCTGGCACACACAGGGTTCGGGCAAGAGCCTGTTGATGGCGTTCTTCGCGGGGCTGGCGGTGAAATCGCAGGCGCTGGAAAATCCAACGCTGGTTGTGCTGACCGACCGCAATGACCTCGACGATCAGCTATATAGCACGTTCGGCGTTTGCCGGGATCTGATCCGGCAAAAACCCGCTCAAGCTGACAGCCGCGCAGATCTCAAGCGGCTGTTGGACAAGGCAGCTGGCGGTGTGGTCTTCACCACTGTTCAAAAGTTCTCACCGGAAAAGGGTGAAGAAAGTTTCCCGTTGCTCAGCGATCGGCGCAACATCATCATCATCGCCGACGAAGCGCACCGCAGCCAGTATGGGTTCGAGGCGAAACTAAACCGCGAAACAGGCCTCAGGCGCTATGGCTATGCTCATTATATCCGGCAAGCCATGCCGAACGCGTCGTTTATCGGCTTTACCGGCACGCCGATTGAAGCCGCCGACATCAATACGCCCGCGATCTTCGGCGAATACATCGACGTCTATGATATCAGCCGCGCCGTGGAAGACGGCGCGACGGTGCCGATCTTCTACGAAAGCCGCCTCGCCCGGATCGAGCTGAACGACGATGAAAAGCCGCTGATCGACAGCGAGATCGAGGCGCTGATCGAAGATCAATCGCTGACTGAAGCGGAAAAGCTGAAGGCCAAATGGTCCGCGGTCGAGGCGCTGGTCGGTTCCGATAAGCGGCTGGCGCAAGTGGCGGAAGACATGGTCGCTCACCTTGAGACGCGCAGCGAAGCCATGAATGGCAAGGCTATGGCCGTTTGCATGAGCCGTCGAATATGCGTTGCCCTTTACGACAGGATCATCGCCCTGCGTCCCGAGTGGCATTCTACCGATGATGCCAAAGGCGGGATCAAGATCGTGATGACCGGCTCGGCATCGGATCCGCTCGAATGGCAGCCACATATCGGATCGAAGAAGCGCCGCGATGAGCTCGCCAAGCGCGCCCGCAAACCCGATGATCCGCTTCGCCTCGTCATCGTCTGCGACATGTGGCTTACGGGGTTTGACGCCCCGTGCATGAACACCATGTATATCGACAAGCCAATGCGCGGACACGGACTGATGCAGGCCATTGCCCGCGTGAACCGGGTATTCAAGGACAAGCCTGGCGGGCTGGTAGTCGACTACATTGGCGTCGCCCAGAACCTGCGCAACGCGCTCAGCCAATATACCGAATCCGACCGCGACAAGACCGGCATCGATGAGGCCGCCGCCGTCGCCGCGATGGTAGAACGGTATGAAGCCATCCGCGACCTGTTCCACGGCTTCGACTACCGTCCCGGCATAACGGGGCAACCGCGCGAACGCCTGATCTGCCTTGGCGGTGCCATTGACTGGGTCTTGAAGTGGCAGGAATCGCTGGCAGCACGGCAGAAGACCGACGAAGAGAAGAAGCGCGCTCACCGCCGGTTCCTCGATATGGTTCTGGAACTGTCGAAGGCCTATGCTCTTGCTTCAGCGAGCGACGAAGCCCGTGCCATTCGGGACGAAGTAGGGTTCTTTCAGGCTATCCGGGCGGCGCTCTCCAAGACCACCGCAACCGGCAAGATCAGTGAGAAGGACCGTGCATTTGCCGTGCAACAGCTCGTGGACCGAGCGGTTGCATCATCCGAGATCATCGACATCCTGCAGGCAGCTGGCCTGCAATCACCAGACATTTCCATCCTGTCCGACGAATTCCTCATGGAAGTCGGTAAGCTGGAGAAGAAGAATCTCGCTCTTGAAGCGCTGAAAAAGCTGCTAAACGGTGAAATCGCCAGCCGTTCAAAAGCCAATCTGGTCGAGAGCAAGGCCTTCTCCAACCGTCTGGAGGAGGCAGTCGCCCGCTACCATGCTGGTGCCATCTCAGCGGCGGAAATGATCCAAGAGTTGATTGAGCTTGCCAAGGAGATGAAGGCAGCTCGCACACGTGGCGATGAGTTGGGGCTCAGCCCCGAAGAGGTCGCGTTCTACATGGCGCTTGCTGACAACGAGAGCGCAGTTGAAGCTATGGGCAACGACAAGCTGCGCGTGATTGCCCACGAGTTGCTGGAGAAGCTTCGCGGCAATGTGACCGTCGACTGGCACCAGCGAGAGAGCGCGCGCGCTCGGATGCGGGTATTGGTGAAGCGTATCCTGAAGAAATACGGCTACCCACCAGACCTCGCGGATGAGGCAGTCCAAACGGTTCTGGCGCAAGCCGAGATCCTGTTAAAGGACCTCGGCTGA
- a CDS encoding FRG domain-containing protein, with translation MAGPYFTSLPKFPNYDFGEEEIDGLVPACRVESWEDFITAMRSPDHNKAKDEFVYRGHRGHDWHLSSTLSRLFDGGAVPEQHEANLLEQFRLAMRGRGLDCSKLDVEELWAFGQHHGLMTPLLDWTKSPYVALFFAFGELDEKGKENPSRAVFCLNTTVLRADEELSKIVFQPTHHDNARLVSQAGLFTITPSGRDNLVSALLNELIDNEVIDPDNPKDVARYISKIHIPNEGRTDCLNTLRKMNIHPGNLFPDPGGASQYCNDWLTRLIREEQKDKEEAEAAIAAEAAKAAKAAEAAKAAEARKKLDPAAIAAEDGAVDEQIVRILRDLLPDQATHPDDLLANWSGKLEALYSRKAEIDWPERPTASSRLKLEFRRFFLSNSVDKEMAEICARRMIGFFMAKWRLTNRPAAGGKP, from the coding sequence ATGGCCGGCCCATATTTCACCTCGCTTCCCAAGTTCCCCAACTACGACTTCGGCGAAGAGGAGATAGATGGCCTCGTCCCTGCCTGCCGGGTGGAGAGCTGGGAAGACTTCATCACCGCGATGCGCTCACCCGATCATAACAAGGCCAAGGATGAATTCGTCTATCGTGGACATCGCGGCCACGACTGGCATCTGTCGTCCACGCTCAGCCGTTTGTTCGATGGCGGAGCGGTTCCCGAGCAACATGAGGCAAATTTGCTTGAACAGTTCCGCCTCGCCATGCGAGGACGCGGGCTAGATTGCAGCAAGCTGGACGTGGAGGAGCTTTGGGCCTTTGGCCAGCACCACGGCCTAATGACTCCGCTGCTCGATTGGACAAAATCGCCCTACGTCGCCTTGTTCTTCGCCTTCGGCGAGCTTGATGAGAAGGGCAAGGAAAATCCATCACGGGCGGTCTTCTGCCTGAACACGACCGTGCTTCGCGCGGATGAGGAATTGTCAAAAATTGTCTTTCAGCCGACGCACCACGATAACGCGCGGCTAGTCAGTCAGGCGGGGCTGTTTACGATCACGCCCAGCGGGAGGGACAACCTTGTTTCCGCCCTTCTGAATGAACTGATCGACAATGAGGTTATCGACCCCGATAATCCAAAGGATGTTGCCCGCTACATCAGCAAGATCCACATCCCGAATGAAGGCCGGACGGATTGCCTGAACACACTTCGCAAAATGAACATTCACCCTGGAAACCTGTTTCCCGATCCTGGCGGCGCTTCCCAATACTGCAATGATTGGCTGACCCGGCTGATCAGAGAAGAGCAGAAAGATAAGGAAGAGGCAGAGGCCGCAATCGCAGCTGAGGCGGCGAAGGCCGCAAAGGCGGCGGAGGCCGCAAAGGCGGCGGAGGCTCGCAAGAAACTCGATCCGGCGGCCATCGCCGCCGAAGATGGAGCGGTCGATGAGCAGATCGTGCGTATCCTGCGCGACTTGCTACCGGATCAAGCTACGCACCCGGATGATCTACTGGCGAACTGGTCTGGCAAGCTCGAAGCTTTGTATAGCCGGAAGGCAGAAATCGATTGGCCAGAGCGCCCGACGGCAAGCTCACGGCTTAAGCTCGAGTTCCGGCGCTTCTTCCTCTCGAATAGTGTCGATAAGGAGATGGCGGAGATTTGCGCTCGCCGCATGATCGGCTTCTTCATGGCGAAATGGCGGCTTACCAATAGGCCGGCTGCTGGTGGCAAGCCTTGA